The following proteins are encoded in a genomic region of Glycine max cultivar Williams 82 chromosome 18, Glycine_max_v4.0, whole genome shotgun sequence:
- the LOC100806985 gene encoding mediator of RNA polymerase II transcription subunit 12, which produces MQRYHAGSCTSAVNNSAIGGPSTRDIGRTDSSSLPANFPVSSRRQPPLTPYKLKCDKEPLNSRLGPPDYHPQTPNCPEEILTREYLQSGYRDTVEGLEESREISLTQVQNFSKKVVLNCKEAIRKRLRAINESRVQKRKAGQVYGVALSGSQLAKPGVFPEQRPCPEDFRKKWIEGLSQPHKRLRSLTDLVPHVRRKSLSEVLIRNNVPLLRATWFIKVSYLNVVRPGSASIPSGTADKTQLSCSELWTKDVIEYLQTLLDEFFSKNSSHFTPHNRDRSPQVPYTASFQHRSDQLLSVADGEEPSLHFRWWYIVRLLQWHHAEGLLLPSLIIDWVLRQLQEKQLLEIWQLLLPIVYGFLEIVVLSQTYVRTLAGVALRIIRDPAPGGSDLVDNSRRAYTTSALIEMLRYLIFAAPETFVALDCFPLPSSVVSHTINDGNFVLKATEAAGKIKSSSEDVVCLFRSKGFDAQFQSLAFDHVISCIQECVEDLTKAVSPGYPGQCLAKAAQALDKSLVLGDIHGAYKFLFEDHCDETVSEGWVAKVSHCLRLSLKWFVTVNKSLVYSVFFLCEWATCDFRDFRNAPPCDVKFTGRKDLSHVHIAIRLLKMKLRDMQISPKHKSGSTRGCGVSYLAKCSSQQRNQNFVNNAFKIKSSSRNLDQNICSSAVFESPGPLHDIIVCWIDQHMVHKGEGLKRLHLFIVELIRAGIFYPLAYVRQLIVSGIMDMNVNVVDLERQKRHCRILKQLPGKFVRRALVESGISEGPRLTEALQVYLNERRFILRGSLWENHGNANNVNISSLKQNHCTSSTKDKTSTVSIDPWKSVFSNKTSSKNAKDDNGVEELKTFISTLLQLPKSLSNLSTTGLDESQGSVRKPIGSHNKSDLVEATPGCEECRKAKRQKLSEERSSFVQAPSPILSDDEDTWWVKKGLKSSEHLKVDQPLKPTKQVTKTRQKTVRKTQSLAQLAASRIEGSQGASTSHVCGNKVSCPHHRTAMDGDTTRSVDGIRSGHCEDIVSIGRALKQLRFVERKEVTLWLMTVVRQLIEESEKNVGKVSQFGRPFATVDDKSSIRWKLGEDELSALLYLMDVSDDLVSAVKFLLWLLPKVYSSPNSTIHSGRNALMLPRNVENQACDVGEAFLLSSLRRYENILAAADLLPEALSSIMHRAAAIIASNGRVSGSGALTFACYLLKKYGNVVSVIEWEKSFKSTCDKRLASEIESGRSVDGELGLPLGVPAGVEDPDDFFRQKISGGRLPSRVGSGMRDVVQRNVEEAFRDLFGKDRKLFAAGTPKGPAFEKWDNGYQIAQQIVMSLIDCIRQTGGAAQEGDPSLVTSAVSAIVGSVGPTLAKLPDFSAGSNHSNMSLATSSLNYAKCILRMHITCLCLLKEALGERQSRVFEIALAMEASTALAGVFAPSKASRAQFQMSPETHDTGTISNDVAANNTSKIVVARTTKISAAVSALVVGAIICGVTSLERIVTILRLKEGLDVVHFVRSTRSNSNGNVRSVGAFKLDSSVEVHVHWFRLLVGNCRTICEGLVVDLLGEPSIVALSRMQRMLPLTLVFPPAYSIFAFVMWRPFVMNANVAVREDMNQLYQSLTIAISDAIKHWPFRDVCLRECQGLYDLMAADTSDAEFATLLELNGSDMHSKSLAFVPLRARHILNAMIDCKMPQSIYTKDEGSRNYGHGESKIDFTDSESTLQDKLVDVLDALQPAKFHWQWVELRLLLNEQALIEKLKTHDMSLADAIQLSSPSSEKGAASENENNFIEIILTRLLVRPDAAPLFSELVHLFGKSLEDSMLLQAKWFLAGQDVLFGRKTIKQRLINIAETKRFSVKTQFSEPWGWCSPCKNPVALKGDKMKVDPMPLEEGEVAEEGMDAKRSIKGFSQVFDSESSTSKQQHGTERALLELILPCIDQSSDESRNSFASDLIKQLNYIEQQITLVTRGPSKPTASTPVTEGQTNKVNSRKTIRGGSPGLARRPTPAPDSSPLSPAALRASISLRVQLLMRFLPILCSDGESSARSMRYMLASVLLRLLGSRVVHEDATVNPMHYTPLRREAESHAEASFVDSSAEGLFDHLLLILHGLLSSSPPSWLRSKPVSKTTNEPTREFSGFEREPLEALQNHLDNMQLPDTIRRRIQAAMPLLPPSIRCSFSCQLPTVPASALVSLQPNTTNSGFNSGSSTVPQRNLVPSSRTTTSGKSKQHDNDLDVDPWTLLEDGAGSCPSASNTDIIGSGDRVNIRAASWLKGAVRVRRTDLTYVGAVDEDN; this is translated from the exons ATGCAAAGGTATCATGCTGGCAGCTGCACTAGTGCAGTTAATAACAGTGCAATTGGTGGGCCATCCACTAGGGACATTGGAAGAACTGATTCATCTTCTTTGCCAGCTAACTTTCCTGTGAGTTCAAG GCGACAACCACCATTAACCCCATACAAGTTGAAGTGTGATAAAGAACCTCTGAACTCTAG GCTTGGGCCTCCAGACTATCACCCCCAAACACCAAATTGTCCTGAAGAGATTCTGACCAGAGAATATTTGCAATCTGGATATAGGGACACAGTTGAAGGGCTTgag GAATCTAGAGAAATTTCTCTGACCCAGGTTCAAAATTTTAGCAAGAAAGTTGTCCTTAATTGCAAAGAG GCTATTAGAAAACGGCTACGGGCCATCAATGAATCTCGCGTGCAGAAGCGGAAG GCTGGTCAAGTATATGGAGTGGCTCTTTCAGGGTCACAACTTGCTAAGCCTGGTGTTTTCCCTGAACAAAGGCCCTGTCCTGAAGACTTCCGAAAGAAATGGATTGAG ggCTTATCTCAACCGCACAAGCGATTACGATCTTTGACGGATCTTGTTCCTCATGTTAGAAGGAAATCACTTTCAGAGGTTCTTATTAGGAATAATGTGCCATTGTTGAGGGCTACCTGGTTTATAAAGGTTTCTTACCTTAATGTG GTTCGGCCAGGCTCTGCTAGTATTCCTTCTGGGACTGCTGACAAAACTCAGCTGTCTTGTTCTGAGCTTTGGACAAAAGATGTTATTGAATACTTGCAAACTCTTCTTGATGAATTCTTCTCAAAAAATTCTTCTCATTTTACTCCTCATAATCGAGACCGATCACCCCAAGTACCTTATACTGCGTCATTTCAGCACAGAAGTGACCAGTTATTATCTGTTGCTGATGGTGAAGAACCATCTTTACATTTTAGATGGTGGTATATTGTTCGGCTTTTGCAATGGCATCACGCTGAagggcttcttcttccttctcttatCATTGACTGGGTTTTGCGTCAATTGCAG GAAAAACAATTGCTTGAGATTTGGCAGCTGCTATTGCCTATTGTATATGGATTTTTAGAAATTGTTGTTCTATCTCAAACATATGTTCGCACTCTTGCCGGTGTAGCTCTTCGTATTATTCGTGATCCTGCACCTGGTGGATCAGATCTAGTAGACAATTCCCGGAGGGCATATACGACTTCTGCTCTGATTGAGATGCTCCGATATTTAATATTTGCGGCTCCAGAGACTTTTGTTGCTTTGGATTGCTTTCCTTTGCCATCCTCTGTAGTTTCACATACAATAAATGATGGGAATTTTGTACTGAAAGCAACTGAAGCAGCTGGAAAGATAAAAAGTAGTTCAGAAGATGTTGTGTGTTTATTTAGAAGTAAAGGATTTGATGCACAATTCCAGTCATTGGCATTTGATCATGTTATTTCGTGCATTCAAGAATGTGTAGAAGATCTCACAAAGGCTGTAAGCCCAGGCTATCCAGGTCAATGTCTGGCTAAAGCTGCACAAGCCTTGGATAAATCCCTTGTACTTGGTGATATACATGGAGCATACAAATTTCTTTTTGAAGATCATTGTGATGAAACTGTATCTGAAGGTTGGGTTGCAAAAGTCAGCCATTGTTTAAGGTTATCGCTGAAGTGGTTTGTGACTGTAAATAAATCACTTGTTTATTCAGTGTTTTTCCTGTGTGAGTGGGCAACATGTGATTTCAGGGATTTTCGGAATGCTCCTCCTTGTGATGTAAAGTTCACTGGCAGGAAAGATCTTTCCCATGTCCATATAGCAATTAGACTTTTAAAGATGAAACTGAGGGATATGCAGATTTCACCAAAGCATAAGAGTGGAAGCACTCGTGGTTGTGGAGTCAGTTATTTAGCAAAATGTTCAAGTCAGCAGAGAAATCAGAATTTTGTGAACAATGcattcaaaataaaatctagttcAAGAAATTTGGATCAGAATATCTGTTCTTCAGCTGTATTTGAAAGCCCAGGTCCTCTACATGATATTATTGTTTGTTGGATTGATCAGCATATGGTGCATAAAGGGGAAGGTCTCAAACGCCTACATCTATTTATAGTGGAACTCATACGGGCAGGCATCTTTTACCCACTGGCATATGTACGTCAGCTGATAGTGAGTGGGATCATGGATATGAATGTAAATGTAGTTGACTTGGAGAGACAGAAGAGACATTGCCGAATCTTGAAGCAGCTTCCTGGGAAGTTTGTGCGTCGGGCTTTGGTAGAATCAGGGATTAGTGAAGGGCCACGGCTCACTGAAGCATTGCAAGTTTACTTGAATGAGCGCCGCTTCATACTTCGTGGTTCCTTATGGGAGAACCATGGCAATGCCAATAATGTGAATATATCTTCTCTCAAGCAAAACCACTGTACATCTTCaacaaaagacaaaacttcTACAGTGTCAATTGATCCATGGAAAAgtgttttttctaataaaacatCCTCTAAAAATGCAAAGGATGACAATGGTGTTGAAGAACTGAAGACATTCATCTCAACCCTGCTACAGCTCCCAAAAAGTTTATCTAATTTGAGCACTACAGGATTGGACGAATCTCAAGGCAGTGTCAGAAAACCTATTGGGTCTCACAACAAGAGTGATCTAGTGGAGGCTACCCCTGGGTGTGAAGAATGTAGAAAAGCAAAGAGGCAAAAATTGAGTGAGGAAAGAAGCTCATTTGTTCAAGCTCCGTCTCCAATACTATCTGATGATGAAGATACTTGGTGGGTGAAGAAGGGGCTAAAATCTTCAGAGCATCTCAAAGTTGATCAACCACTTAAGCCAACTAAACAGGTTACTAAGACTCGGCAGAAGACTGTCCGTAAAACCCAGAGTCTTGCTCAACTGGCAGCTTCTAGAATTGAGGGTAGCCAAGGGGCATCAACAAGTCATGTGTGTGGCAATAAGGTTAGCTGTCCTCACCATAGAACTGCTATGGATGGAGATACAACAAGGTCTGTTGATGGAATTCGATCAGGTCACTGTGAAGATATTGTTTCAATTGGAAGGGCACTTAAACAGCTACGCTTTGTTGAGAGAAAGGAAGTAACACTTTGGCTGATGACTGTAGTTAGGCAGCTTATTGAAGAGAGTGAAAAGAATGTTGGTAAAGTTAGCCAGTTTGGTAGGCCTTTTGCCACTGTGGATGATAAAAGTTCAATACGGTGGAAACTTGGTGAGGATGAACTTTCTGCTTTACTTTATTTGATGGATGTCTCAGACGATTTAGTATCAGCTGTCAAATTCCTCTTATGGTTGCTGCCAAAGGTTTATAGTAGCCCTAATTCTACAATTCATAGTGGAAGGAATGCTTTAATGCTGCCAAGGAATGTGGAGAACCAAGCTTGTGATGTTGGCGAGGCTTTTCTGTTATCATCACTGAGAAG ATATGAGAACATTCTTGCTGCAGCAGATCTTCTTCCTGAAGCTCTGTCATCTATAATGCATCGTGCTGCGGCTATTATAGCATCTAATGGGAGGGTTTCAGGTTCAGGTGCCCTAACTTTTGcttgttatttattaaaaaaatatggcaATGTGGTCAGTGTCATTGAGTGGGAGAAAAGTTTTAAGAGTACATgtgataagagacttgcttctGAAATAGAGTCTGGACGGTCAGTTGATGGAGAGTTAGGGCTTCCACTTGGTGTGCCTGCTGGAGTTGAGGACCCTGATGACTTTTTCCGTCAAAAGATAAGTGGTGGCCGGTTACCGTCCAGAGTGGGTTCAGGCATGAGAGATGTTGTACAGCGTAATGTGGAAGAAGCATTTCGTGATCTTTTTGGAAAAGACAGAAAGCTCTTTGCTGCTGGTACACCAAAAGGTCCTGCTTTTGAAAAATGGGATAATGGTTATCAAATTGCTCAACAAATAGTTATGAGTTTGATAGATTGCATAAGGCAGACTGGTGGTGCTGCTCAAGAAGGGGACCCCTCTTTGGTTACTTCTGCTGTTTCTGCCATAGTTGGCAGTGTTGGTCCAACATTAGCAAAATTGCCTGATTTTTCAGCTGGCAGTAATCATTCAAATATGTCATTGGCTACAAGTTCATTGAACTATGCTAAATGCATTCTGCGAATGCATATAACTTGTTTGTGCTTGCTTAAGGAAGCCTTGGGAGAACGCCAAAGCCGTGTATTTGAGATAGCTCTTGCAATGGAAGCTTCTACCGCTCTTGCTGGAGTTTTTGCTCCAAGTAAAGCATCTCGAGCTCAGTTTCAAATGTCACCTGAAACCCATGATACTGGTACTATTTCGAACGACGTTGCTGCAAATAACACTAGTAAAATTGTGGTTGCTAGAACAACGAAAATTAGTGCTGCTGTTTCTGCACTTGTTGTTGGTGCAATTATATGTGGTGTTACCAGCCTGGAAAGAATAGTAACCATTCTCAGATTAAAGGAGGGCCTGGATGTTGTACACTTTGTAAGAAGCACAAGATCCAATTCAAATGGGAATGTACGTTCAGTTGGGGCTTTTAAGTTGGATAGTTCAGTTGAAGTTCATGTCCATTGGTTTAGATTGCTTGTTGGGAACTGCAGAACCATCTGTGAAGGCTTAGTGGTGGATCTCTTGGGTGAACCATCCATTGTTGCTCTTTCAAGGATGCAGCGCATGCTTCCTCTAACTTTGGTTTTTCCACCGGCCTATTCAATATTTGCTTTTGTTATGTGGCGGCCCTTTGTTATGAATGCCAATGTAGCAGTTCGTGAAGACATGAATCAACTTTATCAGTCTCTAACAATAGCCATAAGTGATGCAATAAAACATTGGCCGTTCCGAGATGTATGCTTAAGAGAGTGTCAGGGTCTTTATGATCTTATGGCTGCAGATACAAGTGATGCAGAGTTTGCAACCTTGCTAGAGTTGAATGGCTCTGATATGCATTCAAAATCTCTGGCATTTGTTCCGCTCCGTGCCAGACATATTCTAAATGCCATGATTGATTGTAAGATGCCTCAATCTATTTATACAAAGGATGAAGGAAGTCGGAATTATGGACATGGTGAatccaaaattgattttacCGATAGTGAATCTACACTTCAGGATAAACTTGTAGATGTGTTAGATGCTCTGCAGCCTGCCAAATTTCACTGGCAATGGGTTGAACTCAGGCtgcttttaaatgaacaagcCCTCATTGAAAAACTGAAGACACATGATATGTCTTTAGCTGATGCTATACAGTTGTCCTCACCTAGTTCAGAGAAGGGTGCTGCTTCTGAGAATGAGaacaattttattgaaataattcTCACTAGGTTACTGGTTAGACCTGATGCTGCACCCCTTTTCTCGGAGTTGGTTCATCTTTTTGGGAAGTCTTTAGAGGATTCAATGTTGTTACAGGCTAAATGGTTCCTTGCAGGTCAAGATGTTCTCTTTGGTCGGAAGACCATTAAGCAACGACTGATTAACATTGCAGAGACTAAAAGATTTTCTGTTAAGACCCAGTTTTCTGAACCCTGGGGTTGGTGCTCCCCATGTAAAAATCCAGTTGCTCTCAAGGGGGATAAAATGAAAGTTGATCCTATGCCTCTTGAAGAAGGAGAAGTTGCTGAAGAGGGAATGGATGCGAAAAGGTCCATAAAAGGGTTCTCCCAAGTGTTTGACTCTGAAAGCTCAACCAGTAAGCAGCAGCATGGGACCGAGAGGGCTCTTCTTGAGTTAATTCTTCCTTGCATAGATCAAAGCTCTGATGAATCTCGTAATTCCTTTGCAAGCGATTTGatcaaacaattaaattatattgagCAACAAATAACTTTAGTTACTCGAGGACCAAGTAAGCCAACAGCAAGTACTCCTGTGACTGAAGGTCAGACAAATAAAGTAAATAGCCGCAAAACTATAAGAGGTGGCAGCCCTGGGTTAGCCAGACGACCAACACCTGCACCAGATTCTTCTCCACTTTCTCCTGCTGCTTTGCGAGCATCAATATCTTTACGTGTGCAGTTACTCATGAGATTTCTTCCTATTCTTTGCTCAGACGG GGAGTCTTCTGCAAGGAGCATGAGATACATGCTTGCCTCTGTACTTCTTCGTCTCCTTGGCAGCCGGGTTGTGCATGAGGATGCAACGGTGAATCCCATGCACTATACTCCATTGAGAAGGGAGGCAGAGTCACATGCTGAAGCTTCTTTTGTAGATTCTTCTGCTGAGGGCCTGTTTGATCATCTGCTGTTGATTTTGCATGGATTGTTGAGTAGTTCTCCTCCAAGTTGGCTCAGGTCAAAACCTGTTTCAAAGACAACTAATGAACCTACAAGGGAATTTTCTGGATTTGAACGTGAGCCATTGGAGGCATTGCAG AATCATCTTGATAATATGCAACTGCCAGACACTATCCGGAGGCGTATCCAAGCAGCAATGCCTCTGCTCCCTCCCTCTATACGGTGCTCTTTCTCATGCCAGCTGCCAACTGTTCCAGCTTCTGCTCTTGTATCTCTTCAACCCAACACTACAAATTCTGGGTTTAACTCCGGCAGTTCAACTGTCCCTCAGAGGAACCTGGTTCCATCATCAAGGACTACAACCTCAGGGAAGTCAAAACAGCATGACAATGATTTGGATGTTGACCCTTGGACGCTTTTAGAAGATGGTGCTGGATCTTGTCCGTCTGCAAGTAATACTGATATCATAGGAAGTGGTGACCGTGTTAATATTCGAGCTGCCAGCTGGCTTAAAGGGGCTGTAAGGGTGCGACGAACTGACCTTACATATGTTGGTGCCGTGGATGAGGATAATTGA